GTTGGATGAAACTTAAATCCTTTAGATTTGTTACTCAATACTATAAAGAACTTTGAGTTTAAAAAAAAGACTGTTAATTTTATTAGGTCTGTGTACAAAACAGCTCTTCAATTCTTAATTAAATGTCTATTCCAATTTGCCATTAAAAAAAAATCGAAATCTATTAAAACTTCCATATTTATACTAGGATACTTGTCCATTCTTTTTTCTAAATTTTGAATAAATTATATTAACACTATCAGGAGGTGATTTAATGTATCCAATCCGCCCAGTTACTAATGTAACTGAAAGACAAAGAGCTTTTAATAGATTAGAAAATGCACAAGCAGAAGTTCAAAGATTAGTAATTCGCGATTCACACACTGTTACAGTAGCTCAAACTGAAGCTCAAGCTTTAGTTTTAGTACAAGCTTCATTACAAGCTGCAATCGAAGCTGTAATTCTTATTTTTGGTGATGATCCAAGAATTAGTCAATTACAAAAAGTTGCTCAATCTTTAGAAAATCTTCAATTACAATCACAATCTGTTTACATTGAAAATTCAGATGGAATTGTCGTAACACAAACTGAACTGCAAATTGAAGTAGTTATTCAAGCTGCAATTCAATTATTAGCACAATTAGTAGCAAAACTCGGCTAATAATATTTGGAGAAGAAAAGGACAAAATTTATATGTCCTAAACCTCTTATTCAAATTTTATTAAATGATTTTTTGCTAGGGGTGATGACTTTTTTTGAAGCTTTTGGTAGTTTCCCTCTTCAAAGAGAGTTAACCTGATTTTGATTTTAATACCATCTATTTTTATCAATCCGACAAAAATAGATGGTATTTTAGTGTTCATCTATAATTAATATTAAAAATAAATACAAAAGTATCACTTCAAGCTACATACTCTTTGTTTTAAACTAGTAGAAATAATAAAAACTTTGAAAAGGGGAAGAGTAGATGGATATTAAAACAACAGAAGTAAATGGGCAAGTAATTGCAATCGTCAATACAGATTCAGTAATTCTTGCAGGTGAGCAAAGTGCTTTAGATTTTATTATGACAATAAGTTATGATCATAAAAGTAATCGAATAGCTCTTAACAAAGAAGCAATTTCAGAAAAATTTTTCAATCTTAGTACAAAACTTGCTGGTGCGGTGCTTCAAAAGTTCGTTAACTACAATATTAAGTTTGCGATTATCGGTGACTTTTCTAGTTATACAAGTAAGGCACTAAAAGATTTCATTTATGAGTGTAATAAAGGGAATAATGTATTTTTTATTTCATCAGAACAAGAAGCAATTGATCGATTAGCTAAAGCAAACTAATCACTATTTTTACAAAAGATAAAATGATCATCGATGTTCCAAACGTTTAGATGATCAGCACGGTATCCGCGAAGCCATAGAACACCATGTGATTGAACCAGATGGAGCTTGATGTTCCTTTACGGAATTCCCTAAAAAAACTTTCTGGTTGATCTAAGCACGACAGTCTTAGATAAGGTCATTTCTACTATTCTAGTAATAAATGGACAATTAGCGTATATATTTTTTTCAATATGCATTTTGTTCTCTCCTACGTCATACTATTGTGCTTAAATTATTAGTTCTAAAAAAATTTCCTTGTTAAACCTAGAGATAATAATAGGTCTTAAATTTGTTGATGAAAAGTTGAGTAAAAATTTAAAAAGAAATTGGAGTTGAATGTTGATGAAAACAATCGGATTGATTGGTGGGATGAGTTGGGAGTCTTCATTACTGTATTATCAAATTATGAACGAACGTGTGAAAGAAAAGCTTGGCGGTCATCACTCCGCAAAAAGCTTACTGTATTCAGTCGATTTTCAAGAAATTAAAACCCTTCAGTTTGAGGATCGATGGGATGAATTAACGAAAAGTATGATTGATATTGCTAAAAAGCTGGAGAAAAGTGGAGCAGATTGTCTTGTTATTTGTACGAATACAATGCATAAGATGGCAAAGGAAGTTGAAGATTCAGTCAAAATTCCTTTATTACATATTGCTGATGCGACTGCTAAAGAAATTGTAAATAATGGAATTAAAAAAGTTGCTTTGTTAGGAACAGCATTTACAATGGAGCATGATTTTTATAAAGGAAGATTAATCGAGCAGTTTTGTTTAGATGTTATTGTCCCAAATGAAGCTGAACGAAAACTAATACATAATATTATTTATGAGGAACTTTGTCTTGGAATTGTAAAAGAGGAATCTAAGCAAGTTTATTTAAACATAATCAATCATTTAATTGAACACGGAGCGGAAGCGGTTATTTTGGGGTGTACTGAAATAACGATGTTAATCTCTCAGGAAAATTGCAGTATACCTGTCTTTGATACAACAAGAGTTCATGCTGAAAGTGCTGTGGATTTCGCTTTAAGTATTCAATAATAAAAGAAACCCACAATGTATGAACTGCACCCCGATTGTTAGACAAAACTAACAATCGGAGGTGTTTTACATTAGATCAAAAGATAGCTGTCGTTAATGAGTGTATAAAATCACATGTCCATCGTATATTACAAAAATTTGGCTGTAAAGACCGAACACAAGTAGTCATAACGGCACTAAGGAATGGAATGGTGAAGTAAGAAGGAAGTTTTGGAAAGTAAATAAAAAGTAGATGTTATTTCTATCTGAGATAACACCTACTTTATTTGGACCGAAATCTACATAAATGAAATTTTTCATAATGGCTTGTATTACTTTTAAAATCAATTCGGGGGAATAAGTGGAAAGGGAAGTTTAGGAGAAGAAGTTTCGAATTGAAAAGTGCTAATTTTAGATTAAATTTTAAGGCTAGAAGAAGGAATTATAAGGATGACTTTATAGTCAGTAATAAAATGTTGTAGAAAATCTTCGTTATATAGACTCGGTAATAAATGTGATCATAAAATTCATCTAATGAAATAGATATAATATTAAATGATCCAAAGAAAGAGTTTGTCTAGACACTGAACTAGTTTGTACAAGTTTTTTTATGAAAAAAAAGAGGAAAAAAAAAAAAAACTACGAACTATTATAATTACTAATTCATTCGTTAATCGAAGTACTTTTTTATTAAAAATTGTATACGTATTTTATTAAGTAATTTTGTTAAAAATACAAAAATTAAATAAAATTTACTAAAGAGGTGTAGTCAAATGAGCTTCCATGATCCAAACGAATTTGATGAATTGATACCAAATGATACCGATTTAAATTTTATTAAAAAATTTCCAGAAGTTGAAGAAGCGATTGGAATTGATGAAATTCTGAAGTGGTTAGAAGATTAACTCAAAGAGAAAAATTTTAAAATAAAAAGTACTTTCTAGATTTTTAGAAAGTGCTTTTTTTCATTATCAATTAAAATCAAGTAATAGGGAAAAAGTTTGGTAGAAAATTTTAGTGAATAAATAGTATGAACCAACACAAAATAGATCATTTTGCAACTTTCTATTTTGTATTAAGTCTTATTTTAAATGAAGAGTATGTAATTTTACCTATAGTAGGAACTATTAAAAGGTATTGATTTCCTACATATAGAAGTAGTCTAAGTGAATATTTTGTAAGGGTTTTCATTTTAGTTTTATTTGCTTTAATTAACGTTTGATCAACACACACTTAATTAAGGAGGCTAATTAGAAATGAAGAAAAATCAGTTTGATACAAAGTTGGTTCACGAAGGCTACAAAACTAGTGAGTATAACGGGAGTTTAACTCCTCCATTATTTCATACGTCTACCTATACATTTCCTACAGCACAACATGGAGAACAGTCCTTTGCTGGAGAAAGAGA
This genomic interval from Gottfriedia acidiceleris contains the following:
- a CDS encoding spore coat protein, producing the protein MYPIRPVTNVTERQRAFNRLENAQAEVQRLVIRDSHTVTVAQTEAQALVLVQASLQAAIEAVILIFGDDPRISQLQKVAQSLENLQLQSQSVYIENSDGIVVTQTELQIEVVIQAAIQLLAQLVAKLG
- a CDS encoding DUF4180 domain-containing protein, coding for MDIKTTEVNGQVIAIVNTDSVILAGEQSALDFIMTISYDHKSNRIALNKEAISEKFFNLSTKLAGAVLQKFVNYNIKFAIIGDFSSYTSKALKDFIYECNKGNNVFFISSEQEAIDRLAKAN
- a CDS encoding aspartate/glutamate racemase family protein, translating into MKTIGLIGGMSWESSLLYYQIMNERVKEKLGGHHSAKSLLYSVDFQEIKTLQFEDRWDELTKSMIDIAKKLEKSGADCLVICTNTMHKMAKEVEDSVKIPLLHIADATAKEIVNNGIKKVALLGTAFTMEHDFYKGRLIEQFCLDVIVPNEAERKLIHNIIYEELCLGIVKEESKQVYLNIINHLIEHGAEAVILGCTEITMLISQENCSIPVFDTTRVHAESAVDFALSIQ